The Episyrphus balteatus chromosome 4, idEpiBalt1.1, whole genome shotgun sequence genome includes a window with the following:
- the LOC129920296 gene encoding apoptosis-stimulating of p53 protein 2 isoform X6, giving the protein MALRQQQQIDSQHQLLATKEQRLRFLKAQEVRGAAAAAEGERLRRLRERVEAQESKLRRLRALRGQVDLQKTYNVTLSNDLDSIRALFSEKEKELSLAVAKVEALTRQLEDLRRDRRGPLNLIPGNGACNVPQPLPTQAARELEKLRRELMYRNQLSLQQDARLHLQREALQQRQAELRSVDQRIFELQTRLQKKKASNLNLQQQQQNSPQISPKERPQQQKHQQNTTSSRSSSQVKSTQRSSSEGDNKTQQQQSSMVSTNIPLSVRPSNSVYPSQRVVPRGNVAAVEPYIHTPQKSVKPSTTAPVSATHVAKQSAATANTNQQNQLIQDLTNLKINLAHVNSSVSVNHLSYAESDETKLARQKLSALPTGMITTNFHSPTSLGKEDESENPIEISSKKSTVSSSSEASAKATSLPYSSKIPKSISVKPVVSTNNTTTSNECDSEKAGEVPLTSAHQLTVHSTPLGLVNKSVALAVSTATTTSTTTTAPSQQPTSPDSRPAVKPKALHHQIPSGNLVVPPRKPISSVAPTSMTSSIPKIVAHSPKVNKVAPSVIIDSDKSRPALPPKPSKLSPTGSDSSMQVQSTVSTAPTVVSVINKAPISEPNTTASNEIALASSVAGSHNTDNLPIKAKPLTIRKQPLSEQPRLKCVTSGLKPVHQYNSRRIEMPPAFLFPEIDRAELKDKTGASNQSQQQSQHQNQSDLNGNGCSTDELDKAVVIQASEEKSPDDVKHRLKHENGKAKLARRVSFDPLALLLDASLEGELELVKKTAMQVPNPSAANDEGITALHNAICAGHFEIVKFLVEFGCDVNAQDSDGWTPLHCAASCNNLSMVKFLVENGACLFAATLSDHETPAEKCEEDEEGFDGCSEYLYSIQEKLGILHSGEVYAVFSYDAQQSDELSFVVNDRLTILRKGDDAEREWWWAKNFTGEEGYVPRNLLGLYPRVPLQTTNFID; this is encoded by the exons GTAACGATTTGGATTCCATTCGAGCGTTGTTTAGCGAAAAAGAGAAAGAACTAAGTTTAGCAGTTGCAAAAGTGGAAGCTCTTACTAGGCAACTTGAGGATCTTAGGCGTGATAGAAGAGGACCACTTAACCTCATACCAGGCAATGGAGCATGTAATGTACCCCAGCCATTGCCAACTCAAGCGGCGCGAGAACTTGAGAAATTAAGAAGAGAATTAATG tatCGAAACCAACTATCTCTTCAACAAGATGCTCGCCTACACCTGCAAAGAGAAGCTTTACAACAACGGCAAGCTGAATTGCGTTCAGTTGATCAAAGAATATTTGAACTACAAACGAGGCTGCAAAAGAAAAAAGCATCAAATCTTAAtctgcagcagcagcaacaaaacAGCCCACAGATTTCGCCAAAAGAACGGcctcaacaacaaaaacatcaacaaaatactACATCATCAAGATCATCATCACAAGTTAAATCAACACAGAGATCATCCTCAGAGGGAGACAACAAAACACAACAGCAACAATCTTCAATGGTTTCCACAAACATACCACTTAGTGTTCGACCGTCGAATAGTGTGTATCCTTCACAGCGAGTAGTCCCTCGTGGTAATGTGGCCGCTGTAGAACCATACATTCATACCCCCCAAAAATCGGTCAAACCATCAACTACCGCTCCTGTGAGTGCCACTCACGTAGCTAAGCAGTCAGCGGCAACAGCTAATACTAACCAGCAAAATCAGCTTATACAAGATTTGACAAATCTCAAGATTAATTTGGCTCATGTAAACTCCAGCGTAAGCGTTAATCACCTATCTTATGCTGAAAGTGATGAAACAAAGTTGGCGCGGCAAAAATTGTCTGCTCTGCCAACGGGTATGATAACCACCAATTTCCACAGTCCAACATCGCTTGGCAAAGAGGATGAGAGTGAGAACCCCATTGAGATTTCCTCAAAGAAATCCACTGTCTCTTCTTCCTCGGAAGCGTCGGCTAAAGCAACTTCTCTGCCATATAGTAGTAAGATACCGAAAAGCATTTCAGTCAAGCCTGTGGTTTCCACAAACAATACGACCACATCGAATGAATGTGATTCAGAGAAGGCTGGTGAGGTTCCATTAACATCAGCTCACCAACTCACCGTACATAGCACTCCCTTGGGATTGGTAAACAAATCAGTAGCGCTGGCAGTTTCTACTGCAACAACCACCAGTACTACAACAACAGCACCCAGTCAGCAGCCGACGAGCCCTGATAGTAGACCAGCTGTAAAGCCCAAAGCACTTCACCACCAAATTCCATCAGGAAATCTTGTCGTTCCTCCAAGAAAACCGATCAGCAGTGTTGCTCCTACTTCAATGACAAGTTCAATTCCAAAAATTGTCGCCCATAGTCCTAAGGTCAATAAGGTTGCACCTAGTGTAATCATAGACTCGGATAAGTCAAGACCTGCGTTACCACCCAAACCTAGCAAACTTTCTCCCACAGGATCTGACAGTTCCATGCAGGTCCAATCAACGGTTTCAACGGCCCCCACTGTAGTTAGTGTGATAAACAAAGCTCCCATATCTGAGCCTAACACGACAGCATCCAACGAAATTGCCCTTGCGAGCTCCGTAGCTGGCAGCCATAATACCGATAACCTGCCAATCAAGGCTAAACCCCTTACTATTCGAAAACAGCCGCTTTCGGAACAACCTCGACTGAAATGTGTTACTTCGGGCTTAAAACCAGTTCATCAGTACAATTCCAGAAGGATAGAAATGCCTCCGGCGTTTCTCTTTCCAGAAATTGACCGAGCCGAACTGAAAGACAAAACGGGTGCTTCTAACCAATCGCAGCAACAATCCCAACATCAAAATCAATCAGATTTGAATGGCAACGGATGTTCCACGGACGAGCTTGACAAGGCCGTTGTAATTCAGGCTAGTGAAGAGAAGTCTCCAGACGATGTAAAGCATCGCTTAAAGCACGAAAACGGCAAAGCGAAGCTAGCCCGACGAGTAAGTTTCGACCCTCTGGCCTTGCTTTTAGATGCTAGTCTGGAAGGTGAGCTGGAACTGGTCAAGAAAACTGCCATGCAAGTGCCCAATCCAAGTGCAGCCAACGATGAGGGTATAACAGCACTTCACAACGCCATTTGTGCTGGACATTTTGAAATCGTcaa ATTCCTTGTTGAATTTGGTTGTGACGTCAATGCCCAAGATTCTGACGGCTGGACACCACTTCATTGTGCGGCCAGCTGCAATAACCTCTCGATGGTAAAGTTCCTGGTGGAAAATGGAGCATGTCTTTTTGCTGCTACGCTTTCAGACCATGAGACTCCGGCTGAAAAATGCGAAGAAGATGAAGAAGGTTTCGACGGATGCTCTGAATACCTCTACA GTATCCAAGAGAAACTCGGCATCCTCCATAGCGGGGAGGTGTATGCAGTGTTCTCCTACGATGCTCAACAATCCGACGAATTGAGTTTCGTTGTCAATGATCGATTAACGATACTACGGAAAGGCGATGATGCTGAACGTGAATGGTGGTGGGCGAAGAATTTCACTGGAGAAGAAGGTTACGTGCCACGGAATCTGCTGGGG CTCTACCCACGAGTCCCATTGCAGACCACTAACTTCATCGATTAG